From the Trifolium pratense cultivar HEN17-A07 linkage group LG4, ARS_RC_1.1, whole genome shotgun sequence genome, the window TGCCTAAAAAAAAGCTATAATTGGTCAGTCATACAGAAACAGCGCCGGTATTGACTGACTATATTTGTTGACTAGAAAAATGGCAGTTACACTGTACCCACcaactttttctttctcatataAAAACCCTACACGTTTGCATTAGCATTTGCATCATAATCCACAAAAACGTGATTAAGTGAATTAAGCAATCCAttctctcataaaaaaaaaatatatacaaccaATTAAGCATTGTTTCTTTCTCTCATaaaaataagataagatatatAGAAGCAAATTAATAAGATATGGCAATATTATTAAGCATgaaatatttcatattttcactCTTAACATTCATCATTACTATAACAAAAGGTGAAATAATTCATACTGCACAACAAATAGGTTCACTGAATAGAAACTCTTTCCCTCAAGGGTTTATATTTGGTACAGCATCTTCTGCATACCAATATGAAGGTGCAGCAAGTGAAGGCGGAAGAGGACCAAGTATATGGGATACCTTCACTCATAATTCTTCAGGTTTGTTATAATGATTTCATTCACCCTTTCTAATTcttagtttattatttttattttgtcgaATGGTCTAGTGgcaaaaaattcatattttaagaTGAAGAAGTGAAATGTTCAGAATCGAACTCCAACTCTTACCTATAAAATGTAATGTCGTTACAAACTGAATTATACTAATTTTTCTTTGTGATTATGGAAATGTAGAAAGAATCAAGGATGGGAAAAGTGGAGACATTGCGGTTGACTCTTATCATCGCTATAAGGAGGATGTTGCACTTATGAAGAATATGAACTTGGATGCATATAGATTTTCCATATCTTGGTCTAGAATACTCCCAAGTAAGtcaaatttatatatcaatcataTTTATGAACTTGACCCATTATTTAGATTTCTCCTTGATTaaccatttaaattttttatataattttgttaatGTAGATGGAAAATTAAGTGGAGGAATAAATCAAGAAGGAATTGACTATTACAACAACCTCATTGATGAATTGGTGGCAAATGGTGAGAATACAAACACCAATTtcatttattgaattttttattattattattattattataatttctcCGTCCCTTTTTACAAGACCTGATTTTtataagacttttttacaattatcaatgacattaattatttttttttacaaaattacccttatttactttacattttttttaataccatTAAATCCTTCCACTTACTCTATTTCTCTACAAGCATCGCaattaattataagaaaatcaTTATTAAGGATAAACatgaaaaatcaatataatttatCAACAAATTAATACTGAAACCAACTTTTTTAATACCCGTGTTTTGTCAAATTAAGTCTTATAAAAAGTGACGGAAGGAATATATGTTTGCATCTTCTCATCATGTtgttaatgataataattaatatagtaattttatgtCAAAACAATCGCAGGTTTACAACCATTTGTAACTCTTTTTCATTGGGATCTTCCTCAATCTCTAGAAGATGAATATGGTGGCTTCTTAAGCCCTCTCATCATGTAAGtgattgaattgaaaatttccacttgaaaaagttaaaatagttataaaaataattctCATTTTAtctttatgtattttaaattatagaAAAGACTTTCAAGACTATGCAGAACTTTGCTTTAAAACATTTGGAGATAGGGTAAAACATTGGATAACTTTAAATGAACCATGGACTTTCTGTCGTGATGGGTATACAAATGGCGATATGGCTCCAGGTCGATGCTCTTCTTGGATGAACCCAAAATGCATTGGTGGTGATTCAGGAACAGAACCTTATTTAGTTGCACACTATCAACTGCTAGCTCATGCAGCAGTTGTTAATGTGTATAAAACCAAATATCAGGTTTGTTACTTATTGACAAATTATAATATACATATACGatatattaattgttttttggGTTATTGAACATTGGGGGCATAGAGGCTCAAGAGATGATATAAAAGGATAAATTTACTTATGATAaaatgtatatttatttatttattttctaacaTTGACTTTGGAATGGTatgtaataaacaaaaaaaaattgtgggtgCAGGTCTCTCAAAAGGGTTTAATAGGTATAACATTAGTTATTAATTGGTTCGTGCCGCTCTCAAATAACAAACTTGATCAAAAGGCTGCTGAAAGAACTACAGAGTTTATGTTTGGATGGTAAGTACTTCTAcatattttttaagcaaaataaaaattacaaaattttatttatataattaagttAAAGTGAAATAATAGATGTATACCATCTAAATTATTATTGGTAGATATATAGTAATGAATttcatttacttttttatcGTAGGTTTATGGATCCCTTAACAAATGGAGATTATCCAAAAAGCATGCGAGCCTTGGTCGGATCAAGATTACCAAAGTTTACCAAAGAACAAACTAGACTAGTTAATGGCTCATATGATTTTATAGGCGTAAACTATTACTCTTCTTGTTACGCCTCTGATGCGCCTCAACTAAGAAATGCTAATGCTAACTACTTAACAGATTCTCTTTCAAGTTATTCATGTAAGTGTGTCTTCCTACTAACATTTTATATTAAGCATATAATTGTGTCATTTCAATGTAaataatgactttttttttattgcagtCGAACGTGATGGAAAATCCATTGGCTTAAACGTATGTG encodes:
- the LOC123924733 gene encoding beta-glucosidase 24-like; the protein is MAILLSMKYFIFSLLTFIITITKGEIIHTAQQIGSLNRNSFPQGFIFGTASSAYQYEGAASEGGRGPSIWDTFTHNSSERIKDGKSGDIAVDSYHRYKEDVALMKNMNLDAYRFSISWSRILPNGKLSGGINQEGIDYYNNLIDELVANGLQPFVTLFHWDLPQSLEDEYGGFLSPLIIKDFQDYAELCFKTFGDRVKHWITLNEPWTFCRDGYTNGDMAPGRCSSWMNPKCIGGDSGTEPYLVAHYQLLAHAAVVNVYKTKYQVSQKGLIGITLVINWFVPLSNNKLDQKAAERTTEFMFGWFMDPLTNGDYPKSMRALVGSRLPKFTKEQTRLVNGSYDFIGVNYYSSCYASDAPQLRNANANYLTDSLSSYSFERDGKSIGLNVASDWLYVYPRGIRDFLVYAKEKYNNPLIYITENGINEYEDPSLSLEESLIDTYRIDYHYRHLVYLRKAIEDGANVKGYFAWSLLDNFEWHMGYTVRFGMTFIDYKNGLKRHQKQSGLWFKNFLKRDSKLYGDSI